AAGCCGCAGAACATCCTCATCGATCAGGACGGCAACGCCTACATCGCCGACTTCGGGATCTCGCGCTCCCTGGCCGAGGGGGGAACGATGACCGACACCGGGACGATCCTCGGCACGGTGGACTACATGTCCCCCGAGCAGGCGCGCGGCGAGACGCCGGATCACCGCGGCGACATCTACTCCTTCGGCGTGATCCTGTACGAGATGTTCACGGGCAATCTGCCGTTCCGGGCCTCGAACGCCCTGTCGATCATGATGAAGCGTCTGCACGAGGACGCGCCGACGATGCGGCAGGCCCGGTCCGAGGTGCCGGCCTGGCTGTCGGCCGTCGTCGCGCGGGCGATGCAGCGCGACCCGCACGACCGCTACCCCAGCGCCGGTGACCTGCTGCGCGATCTCGAGCGGCAGCGCGCCTCGCGGTCCTGGCGGCGTTTCGCGGCAAAGCGCTACCTCGTGCCGGCCGCGGCGCTGACCCTGGCCCTGCTCGTGGCCTGGAACCCGTTCCACCTGACCTGGCCCCCCTGGGGAGCGTCCCTGGCACCTCCGCCCCGCACCTCCCTCGTCCTCCTCCCGTTCCAGAACGCCACCGGCGACCCGCGATACGACTGGGTGCGCACGGGGCTCCCGAGCCTGATCCGTTCGGAGCTGATCGAGGCCAAAGCGCTCCGGCTGGTCGGCGAGGACCGGGTCAAGGAGGTGCTGGCCTCGCTGAAGCTCGGCGACGACCTCGACCCGACGCCGACGACTACCCGCCGGATCGCCTCGCTCCTCGGCGCCGAGAACGTCCTGGGAGGGCGGATCGTGCGAATCGCCGACCGTCTGCGGATCGACGCGACCTTGCGGCCTGCGGGCGGATCGTCCTCAACGGCGGCGGCGCCGACGGACGCGAGCGCGCTGGTGGTGGACGGTGAGGGGGACAAGGCGATCTTCACGATGGTGGACGATCTCACGCGCCAGGTGCGCGAGCGTCTGGGTGTCGCGGGCGGGCTCCTCGAGAGGCGGCGCGGCGCCACCGAGCTGTCGACGAAATCGGTCGAGGCGCTGTCCCTGTACGGCGATGGGCTGGCGCTGGCTCGTTCCGGAAACCAGCTCGAGGCGGTGAAGCGCCTGACGGCGGCGCTCGACAAGGACCCGCAATTCCACGTCGCCCGCGCCCTCCTGGCCGAGACTTACGACCGTCTGGGATACACCGACAAGGCAACGGCGGAAGCGGCCAAGGCCGTGTCCGGGATCGGCTCGACCTCCCCTTACGAGTCCGCGCGCATCCGGGCCGTGCAGGCCCGACTCACCAACAACAGCGCGGGAGCCCTCAAGGCCTACCGCGAGCTGTGCGAGCTCGCGCCGAACAATGCCGAGGTCTTCTTCGACTTGGCTGCGGCGCAGGAGGAAGCGGGGGATCTCGAGGGCGCCTTGAAGTCACTGCAGCGGGTGATCGCCCTCGACCCCAAGCATCCGAGCGCCTTCTACGCGCTCGGACGTGTCCACAACAAGCTCGGGAAGGGAGCGGAGTCTCTCAAGGATTTCAACACCGCCCTGGCCCTCCACACCGAGACGGGGAACGAAGAGGGGAGGGCCGCTGTGTTGAACGGCCTGGGGAACACCTACCGGTACCTCTTGGGCCAGCCGGACGAGGCGCTGAAGAACTACATGGCGGCCCTCGAGATCCGGCAGCGGATCGGCGACCGCCGCGGCGTTGGGGTCACCCTGCGCAACCTGGCGTCGATCCAGCGCGAGCTCGGCAGGCACGAGGAGGCCATCCAGTCGGTCAAGAACGCCCTCGCCATCAGCCAGGAGATGGGCGACAGAGAGGGACTGGCCTACGGGTACTCGGAGCTTGGAGACATCCAGCAGGACGCCGGCCGGCCCGAAGCGGCCCTCGCCGCATACCAGGAGAGCCTCAAGATCGTCCGCGACATCGAAGACCCGGTGAACCTGGCCCGGGGTCTCGCCAGCGTCGGCTACATCAACAGTGTCCTGGGACGCTACGTCGAGTCGTTCATCTTCCTCAAGGAAGCGCTCGCCAAGCGACGCGAGATCGGCGACAAGGTGGAGATCGTCCGGTCGCTCATCGACCTCGGCCTCGTCGAGCAATTGCAGGGGCGCTTCGAGGAGGCCCTCAAGTATGAAACCGAAGGACTGACGATGGCGCGCGACATCGGCGAAAAGGTGTGGATCGGCATCCTGTCGGCGAACCTGTCGAACATCCACGAGGACCAGGGGGAATACGGACCAGCCCTGTTTCTCCTGGCCGACGCTCAACAGATGGCCAGGGAGGCGAACGACACGACGCTATCCACGACCTGTCTCGTCTACCTTGGAAGCGTGCGCCGACAGCTGGGCGACTCTCAGGGAGCCGACGGCGCCCTGAAGGAAGCGCTACGCCTCGCCGGAAAGATGAAGAATGCGCCGCTCCTGGCGGAGGCGCTCAGCACTCAGGCGGCGCTCCTTCTGGAAGGAGGGCAGCGCGCCCGGGCCCTCGCCGTCGCGAAAGAGGCGGTCACGCAGGCCCGCGCCGCGAACGACCAGCGCCTCATACTGCTGGCGCGTCTGCGTGAGGCGGAAGCCTCCCAGTCGGCCCGCGATCTGGAACAGGTCGCCAGCGCCGCGTCGAACATCGGGCTCGCCCCGCTGACCGCCGCCACCCGCCTGGCCCTGGCGAGAGTCCACCTGGCCGCCGGCCGGGGGCGAGATGCGGCAAGGGAGGCGGAGCTGGCCCAGCACCTCGCCTCCCCGATCCACCTGCGGGACGTGCAGTTCCAGTCCCTCCAGATCGCGTGCAAGACTTTGAAATTGCAGGGAGAAGCAGCCGCCGCCCGGGACCGGGCGGGCCAGGCGCTCGGGGTGCTCGAGGACATGCGCCAGGGGCTCGCGGGAACCGACCTCAAGACGTTTCTTGCACGACCCCTGACGGTCGAGTTCGCCCGGCAAGCGGAGGCGCTGTTCAAGGGACCCGA
The nucleotide sequence above comes from Candidatus Dormiibacterota bacterium. Encoded proteins:
- a CDS encoding tetratricopeptide repeat protein — encoded protein: MNCPRCGWPNPETAGQCSACASTLSPDPPAADGEGADTPTRTGIGGGSDRTLTTSGVARSATGGYGFAPGARLLPGTLLGTRYEILTTLGEGGMGTVYKAKDRELGRLVALKVIRPEMASRPDVLERFKREILLASQVTHKNVLRIHDLGEAGEIRFISMSYVEGTNLKGLLEREGALSLEKGLPLARQIGEALQAAHDAGIVHRDLKPQNILIDQDGNAYIADFGISRSLAEGGTMTDTGTILGTVDYMSPEQARGETPDHRGDIYSFGVILYEMFTGNLPFRASNALSIMMKRLHEDAPTMRQARSEVPAWLSAVVARAMQRDPHDRYPSAGDLLRDLERQRASRSWRRFAAKRYLVPAAALTLALLVAWNPFHLTWPPWGASLAPPPRTSLVLLPFQNATGDPRYDWVRTGLPSLIRSELIEAKALRLVGEDRVKEVLASLKLGDDLDPTPTTTRRIASLLGAENVLGGRIVRIADRLRIDATLRPAGGSSSTAAAPTDASALVVDGEGDKAIFTMVDDLTRQVRERLGVAGGLLERRRGATELSTKSVEALSLYGDGLALARSGNQLEAVKRLTAALDKDPQFHVARALLAETYDRLGYTDKATAEAAKAVSGIGSTSPYESARIRAVQARLTNNSAGALKAYRELCELAPNNAEVFFDLAAAQEEAGDLEGALKSLQRVIALDPKHPSAFYALGRVHNKLGKGAESLKDFNTALALHTETGNEEGRAAVLNGLGNTYRYLLGQPDEALKNYMAALEIRQRIGDRRGVGVTLRNLASIQRELGRHEEAIQSVKNALAISQEMGDREGLAYGYSELGDIQQDAGRPEAALAAYQESLKIVRDIEDPVNLARGLASVGYINSVLGRYVESFIFLKEALAKRREIGDKVEIVRSLIDLGLVEQLQGRFEEALKYETEGLTMARDIGEKVWIGILSANLSNIHEDQGEYGPALFLLADAQQMAREANDTTLSTTCLVYLGSVRRQLGDSQGADGALKEALRLAGKMKNAPLLAEALSTQAALLLEGGQRARALAVAKEAVTQARAANDQRLILLARLREAEASQSARDLEQVASAASNIGLAPLTAATRLALARVHLAAGRGRDAAREAELAQHLASPIHLRDVQFQSLQIACKTLKLQGEAAAARDRAGQALGVLEDMRQGLAGTDLKTFLARPLTVEFARQAEALFKGPDHAAETARLQSLLKP